The following proteins are encoded in a genomic region of Alistipes shahii WAL 8301:
- the nfo gene encoding deoxyribonuclease IV has translation MKYFGAHVSAAGGVENAPANAHAIGATGFALFTKNQRQWVAKPLATGEIDAFREACERYGYTPAQILPHDSYLINLGHPEKEPLEKSRAAFLDEMQRCELLGLDRLNFHPGSHLQKITEQESLDRIAESINMALDRTHGVTAVIENTAGQGSNLGFRFEHLAYLIERVEDKSRVGVCIDTCHAFAAGYDLRTREACDATFAELERVVGFGYLKGMHLNDAMKILGSRVDRHTPLGEGMIGMECFRYIASDKRFDGIPLILETPDEARWSEEIAKLKAFAEEA, from the coding sequence ATGAAATATTTCGGAGCGCACGTAAGCGCTGCGGGCGGCGTGGAGAACGCTCCGGCCAACGCACACGCTATCGGAGCCACGGGCTTCGCCCTTTTCACCAAGAACCAGCGGCAGTGGGTCGCCAAACCGCTCGCCACGGGCGAGATCGACGCCTTCCGCGAGGCGTGCGAACGCTACGGCTACACGCCCGCACAGATTCTGCCCCACGACTCGTACCTGATCAACCTCGGACATCCCGAGAAGGAACCGCTCGAAAAATCGCGCGCGGCATTCCTCGACGAGATGCAGCGGTGCGAACTGCTGGGCCTCGACCGGCTGAACTTCCATCCCGGCAGCCACCTGCAGAAGATCACCGAGCAGGAGTCGCTCGACCGGATCGCCGAGTCGATCAACATGGCGCTCGACCGCACGCACGGCGTGACGGCGGTGATCGAGAACACCGCGGGGCAGGGTTCGAACCTCGGATTCCGCTTCGAGCACCTCGCCTATCTGATCGAGCGCGTGGAGGACAAATCGCGGGTGGGCGTCTGCATCGACACCTGCCACGCCTTCGCGGCGGGGTACGACCTCCGGACGCGCGAGGCGTGCGACGCCACGTTCGCCGAACTGGAACGCGTCGTCGGATTCGGATACCTGAAAGGCATGCACCTGAACGATGCGATGAAGATTCTGGGCAGCCGCGTCGACCGCCACACGCCGCTGGGCGAGGGCATGATCGGCATGGAATGCTTCCGCTATATCGCTTCCGACAAGCGTTTCGACGGCATTCCGCTGATCCTCGAAACCCCCGACGAAGCGCGCTGGAGCGAGGAGATCGCCAAACTGAAGGCGTTTGCCGAAGAGGCATAG
- a CDS encoding DUF3078 domain-containing protein, protein MKHFYLILTLASLVGASVPVSAQISIDEVNAERRNVTFRDRLKSTSVDADYFSLARYKAERAAIRKERNYLELGGGLQGTLTSYNDPWISVSGGDNSIALVATFNLRHIFKKNLFSIETKFNAKLGYNRMKVETQRVGPDGKPMVDESGNKIMDSEGVWFKNQDEFVIWVNPAFEMAKNWTYGSILQFRSQFVNGYKSRSEQEKKHLKSKFMTPGYLDISLGITYKSPQKKFPITVNMSPLALNATFAESDWIRMRQVDGDGKEIKPAYPYGIEDPEKTSKYEGGSSVEIGFDRTFGKTGYLRYITTVFSFYGWITDIGQKNKISDYTKYLEAYDKWADKEDTSVGHDIKDKPRLPIHPTVRWENTLEIKATKYLSTKVSFQLYYNRAQNVDVQTRTLLQVGLTYTFKNKPKP, encoded by the coding sequence ATGAAACATTTTTACCTGATTCTCACGCTGGCGTCACTCGTCGGGGCCTCCGTTCCGGTCTCGGCCCAGATTTCAATCGACGAAGTCAATGCCGAACGGCGGAACGTGACGTTCCGCGACCGGCTGAAGTCCACGTCCGTCGATGCCGATTATTTCAGCCTCGCCCGCTACAAGGCCGAGCGCGCCGCAATCCGCAAGGAGCGCAACTACCTCGAATTGGGCGGCGGCCTGCAGGGAACGCTGACTTCGTACAACGATCCCTGGATCTCGGTGTCGGGCGGTGACAACTCCATTGCGCTGGTGGCGACCTTCAACCTGCGGCATATCTTCAAGAAGAACCTCTTTTCCATCGAAACCAAGTTCAATGCCAAGCTGGGTTACAACCGCATGAAGGTCGAGACGCAGCGCGTGGGGCCGGACGGCAAGCCGATGGTCGACGAGAGCGGCAACAAGATCATGGACAGCGAAGGCGTATGGTTCAAGAATCAGGACGAGTTCGTCATCTGGGTGAACCCGGCGTTCGAAATGGCGAAGAACTGGACTTACGGTTCAATTCTGCAATTCCGCAGCCAGTTCGTCAACGGTTACAAATCGCGCTCCGAGCAGGAGAAGAAGCACCTCAAGAGCAAGTTTATGACTCCGGGTTACCTCGACATTTCGCTGGGTATCACCTACAAAAGCCCTCAAAAGAAATTCCCCATCACGGTCAACATGTCTCCGCTCGCCTTGAACGCCACCTTTGCCGAAAGCGACTGGATTCGCATGCGGCAGGTCGACGGCGACGGCAAGGAGATCAAACCGGCCTATCCCTATGGTATCGAGGACCCCGAGAAGACCTCGAAATACGAGGGCGGTTCGTCGGTCGAGATCGGTTTCGACCGCACGTTCGGCAAGACGGGCTACCTGCGTTACATCACGACGGTCTTCTCCTTCTACGGCTGGATTACCGACATCGGCCAGAAGAACAAGATCAGCGACTACACCAAGTACCTGGAGGCCTACGACAAGTGGGCCGACAAGGAAGACACCAGCGTCGGGCATGACATCAAGGACAAGCCCCGCCTGCCGATCCATCCCACGGTGCGTTGGGAAAACACGCTCGAAATCAAGGCGACGAAATACCTCTCCACGAAGGTTAGTTTCCAGCTCTACTACAACCGGGCGCAGAACGTCGACGTGCAGACCCGTACGCTGTTGCAGGTGGGTCTCACCTATACTTTCAAAAACAAGCCGAAACCCTGA
- a CDS encoding S41 family peptidase: MYKNSKHTVLFPLLLAAGVVLGLVLGQYLGRNTTTSQLKGMLSRMALPNNKLSYTLSLIENQYVDSVSMDSLAEHVIPMLVKELDPHSVYIPAAEMQALNEPLEGEFDGIGVVFNMATDTVIVLNVIPQGPSDKAGVKAGDRIVEIGDSLVAGRKIPQNNVVKMLRGPRGTTVRLGLERQGISDLVEVEVVRGVIPIRSIESAFRIADGVGYVKLGQFARTTFDEFRKALASLRAEGVTKLIFDLRGNTGGFLDQAIAVANEFLHEGQLIVYTEDRRHEQLREYADGKGSAQDMEVVVLIDEGSASSSEILAGALQDNDRGTIIGRRSFGKGLVQRQIPYSDGSALRLTTARYYTPTGRSIQKPYTIGDDADYEEDLWNRYRNNEFFSADSIHFADSLKRVTPGGKVVYGGGGIMPDVFIPADTTDVTKYFVEVAGRNIFYRYTIEYADRHREALNAVKTIDELQALLDSDKTLVDDFVRYAARKGVAPRYGDIARSRRLIEAQLRAYIGRNTALEDNGFYANIYPVDNVVVRAIGILKEENEND, encoded by the coding sequence ATGTACAAAAACTCGAAACACACCGTCCTCTTCCCGCTGCTGCTGGCCGCGGGAGTCGTTCTGGGCCTCGTTCTGGGCCAGTATCTGGGCCGCAACACCACCACGTCGCAGCTCAAGGGCATGCTCAGCCGCATGGCGCTGCCCAACAACAAGCTCTCCTATACGCTCTCGCTGATCGAGAACCAGTATGTCGACTCGGTGTCGATGGACTCGCTCGCCGAGCACGTTATCCCGATGCTGGTCAAGGAGCTGGACCCCCATTCGGTCTATATCCCCGCCGCGGAAATGCAGGCTCTGAACGAACCTCTCGAAGGGGAGTTCGACGGCATCGGCGTGGTCTTCAACATGGCCACCGACACGGTCATCGTGCTGAACGTCATTCCGCAAGGCCCGAGCGACAAGGCCGGCGTCAAGGCCGGGGACCGCATTGTCGAGATCGGCGATTCGCTTGTCGCCGGGCGAAAGATTCCCCAGAACAACGTCGTCAAAATGCTGCGCGGACCGCGCGGCACGACGGTCCGCCTCGGTCTCGAACGGCAGGGCATCTCCGACCTGGTCGAGGTCGAGGTCGTGCGCGGCGTCATTCCCATCAGGAGCATCGAATCGGCCTTCCGCATCGCCGACGGCGTGGGGTACGTCAAGCTGGGGCAGTTCGCGCGGACCACTTTCGACGAATTCCGCAAGGCGCTGGCATCGCTGCGCGCCGAAGGGGTGACGAAACTGATTTTCGACCTGCGGGGCAACACCGGCGGGTTCCTCGATCAGGCGATCGCCGTGGCCAACGAGTTTCTGCACGAGGGCCAGCTGATCGTCTACACCGAGGACCGCCGTCACGAGCAGCTGCGCGAATACGCCGACGGCAAAGGCTCGGCGCAGGACATGGAGGTCGTGGTGCTGATCGACGAGGGAAGCGCCTCGTCGAGCGAAATTCTCGCCGGAGCGTTGCAGGACAACGACCGTGGTACGATTATTGGTCGTCGTTCGTTCGGCAAGGGTCTCGTACAGCGTCAGATACCGTACAGCGACGGATCGGCCCTGCGGCTGACCACGGCGCGCTACTATACGCCCACGGGCCGCTCGATCCAGAAGCCCTACACGATCGGGGATGACGCGGACTACGAGGAGGATCTTTGGAACCGTTACCGGAACAACGAGTTTTTCTCGGCCGACAGCATCCATTTTGCCGACTCGCTCAAGCGGGTGACGCCGGGCGGAAAGGTGGTCTACGGAGGCGGCGGCATCATGCCGGATGTGTTCATTCCGGCCGATACGACCGACGTGACGAAGTATTTCGTCGAGGTGGCGGGCCGCAACATCTTCTACCGCTATACGATCGAGTATGCCGACCGTCACCGTGAGGCGCTCAATGCGGTGAAGACCATTGATGAGTTGCAGGCGCTGCTCGACAGCGACAAGACCCTTGTGGATGATTTCGTCCGCTATGCCGCCCGGAAGGGCGTTGCGCCGCGCTACGGCGACATCGCCCGTTCGCGGAGGCTGATCGAGGCCCAGCTCCGGGCCTATATCGGCCGCAATACGGCGTTGGAGGACAATGGTTTTTACGCAAACATCTATCCCGTGGACAACGTCGTCGTACGCGCCATCGGGATCTTAAAGGAGGAGAATGAAAATGATTAA
- the deoC gene encoding deoxyribose-phosphate aldolase, with amino-acid sequence MEYANHLKEYAPAWSASQVDEEVARIRKAAEARNHNTEVYKFCYSAIDLTTLSCNDSVKSVTEFARKAAEFYQKYPHIPNVASICIYPSFVETVGLAVDGTPMKITSVGGGFPAAQTFLEVKALEVAMAVENGADEVDIVLNVGRMLTGEYDEAANEVEVIRTEMDDDVVLKVIIESGALKTPELIRKASLLSMLAGADFVKTSTGKIDVAATPEAAVVMCQAIRDYYDKTGRKVGFKAAGGVRTAEDAALYYTIVEEILGKEWLTTELFRIGASSAANNILSAIEGSEVKYF; translated from the coding sequence ATGGAATACGCCAACCATCTGAAAGAATACGCCCCGGCGTGGAGCGCATCGCAAGTCGACGAAGAGGTCGCACGCATCCGCAAGGCCGCAGAGGCCCGCAACCACAACACCGAGGTCTACAAATTCTGCTACTCGGCCATCGACCTCACGACGCTGTCGTGCAACGATTCGGTGAAATCCGTCACGGAATTCGCCCGCAAGGCCGCGGAGTTCTACCAAAAATACCCCCACATTCCCAACGTGGCTTCGATCTGCATCTATCCCTCGTTCGTCGAGACCGTGGGGCTGGCCGTGGACGGCACGCCGATGAAGATCACGAGCGTCGGCGGGGGATTTCCCGCGGCGCAGACCTTTCTCGAAGTGAAGGCCCTCGAAGTGGCGATGGCCGTGGAGAACGGCGCCGACGAGGTGGACATCGTCCTCAACGTGGGGCGCATGCTCACGGGCGAATACGACGAGGCGGCCAACGAGGTGGAGGTGATCCGCACGGAGATGGACGACGATGTGGTGCTGAAGGTGATCATCGAGTCGGGAGCGCTGAAAACCCCCGAGCTGATCCGCAAGGCGTCGCTGCTGTCGATGCTGGCAGGGGCCGATTTCGTGAAGACCTCGACGGGCAAGATCGACGTGGCCGCAACGCCCGAGGCCGCCGTGGTGATGTGCCAGGCGATCCGGGACTACTACGACAAAACGGGCCGCAAGGTCGGTTTCAAGGCCGCAGGCGGGGTCCGCACGGCCGAAGACGCCGCGCTCTACTACACGATCGTCGAGGAGATACTCGGCAAAGAGTGGCTCACGACGGAGTTGTTCCGCATCGGAGCCTCTTCGGCCGCGAACAACATTCTTTCAGCCATCGAAGGCTCGGAGGTCAAATACTTCTAA
- the pnp gene encoding polyribonucleotide nucleotidyltransferase — protein MEEKKLYNAVRKIITLADGRQIEIETGKLAKQADGSVVVKMGDTMLLGTVVAAKDAKPDTDFMPLQVEYKEKYAAVGRFPGGFMKREARANDSEVLVARLIDRALRPLFPADYHAEVYVTVNLISADKDIQPDALAGLAASAALAVSDIPFGGPISEVRVVRRNGEYAINPTYSEMPECDLDIMVGGTIDNILMVEGEMKEVSEEVMLGAIKFAHEEIKKHCAVQIELSKELGKDVKRTYCHEVNDEELRQTIIRELYDKAYAIATSGTMKHEREDKFNALEAEFAARYSEEELIEKAPLIHKYFHDDVQKKAMRNMILDEGVRLDGRKTDEIRPIWCEVGYLPAAHGSAIFTRGETQSLTTVTLGTKLDEKVKDEVLVQGTEQFVLHYNFPPFSTGEAKAARGLSRREIGHGHLAWRALKPMIPLGEDNPYAVRVVSDILESNGSSSMATVCAGTLALMDAGVKLRKPVSGIAMGLISDSETGKWAVLSDILGDEDHLGDMDFKVTGTKDGITATQMDIKVDGLSYEVLAAALEQARKGRMHILGKLTECIAEPREDYKPCVPRIVQIVIPQDMIGPVIGPGGKVIQDIQKTTNTTITITEVDNKGIVDIFGIDKEALDGALARIKAIVAIPEVGETYHGKVRSIVAFGAFVEIMPGKDALLHISEIDYKRFETMEETGLKEGDEIDVKLIGVDPKTNKLKLSRKALLPKPEGYVERERRPRPERGERGERRDRGERRERHEHKEE, from the coding sequence ATGGAAGAAAAGAAGCTGTACAACGCAGTCCGCAAGATCATCACGCTGGCCGACGGTCGCCAGATCGAGATCGAGACGGGCAAACTGGCCAAGCAGGCCGACGGCTCGGTCGTCGTCAAGATGGGCGACACGATGCTGCTCGGAACCGTCGTGGCCGCAAAGGATGCAAAACCCGACACCGATTTCATGCCCCTCCAGGTCGAATACAAGGAGAAGTACGCCGCCGTAGGCCGCTTCCCCGGCGGTTTCATGAAGCGCGAAGCGCGCGCCAACGACAGCGAGGTGCTCGTCGCCCGCCTGATCGACCGCGCCCTCCGGCCCCTGTTCCCCGCGGATTACCACGCCGAAGTCTACGTGACGGTCAACCTCATCTCGGCGGACAAGGATATTCAGCCCGACGCGCTGGCCGGTCTGGCCGCCTCGGCGGCGCTGGCCGTATCGGACATTCCCTTCGGCGGCCCCATCTCGGAGGTCCGCGTCGTACGCCGCAACGGCGAATACGCCATCAACCCCACCTATTCGGAGATGCCCGAATGCGACCTGGACATCATGGTCGGCGGTACGATCGACAACATCCTGATGGTCGAGGGCGAGATGAAGGAGGTTTCGGAAGAGGTGATGCTCGGCGCCATCAAGTTCGCGCACGAGGAGATCAAGAAGCACTGCGCCGTACAGATCGAGCTGTCGAAGGAGTTGGGCAAGGACGTGAAACGCACCTACTGCCACGAGGTCAACGACGAAGAACTGCGTCAGACGATCATCAGAGAGCTTTACGACAAGGCCTACGCCATCGCCACGAGCGGCACGATGAAGCACGAGCGCGAAGACAAGTTCAACGCGCTCGAAGCCGAGTTCGCAGCCCGCTATTCGGAAGAAGAGCTGATCGAGAAGGCGCCGCTGATCCACAAATATTTCCACGACGACGTGCAGAAGAAGGCCATGCGCAACATGATCCTCGACGAAGGCGTCCGTCTCGACGGCCGCAAGACCGACGAGATCCGCCCGATCTGGTGCGAGGTGGGCTACCTGCCCGCAGCCCACGGCTCGGCGATCTTCACCCGCGGCGAAACGCAGTCGCTGACGACCGTTACGCTCGGCACGAAACTCGACGAAAAGGTCAAGGACGAGGTGCTCGTGCAGGGCACCGAGCAGTTCGTGCTCCACTATAACTTCCCGCCCTTCTCGACGGGCGAAGCCAAGGCCGCCCGCGGCCTCTCGCGCCGCGAAATCGGCCACGGCCACCTGGCATGGCGCGCCCTGAAGCCGATGATTCCGCTGGGCGAGGACAACCCCTACGCCGTGCGCGTCGTGTCGGATATCCTCGAGTCGAACGGCTCGTCGTCGATGGCCACGGTCTGCGCCGGAACCCTCGCGCTGATGGACGCCGGCGTGAAGCTCCGCAAACCCGTGTCGGGTATCGCCATGGGTCTGATCTCCGATTCCGAAACCGGCAAATGGGCCGTGCTGTCGGACATCCTGGGCGATGAGGACCACCTGGGCGACATGGACTTCAAGGTGACGGGAACCAAAGACGGCATCACCGCCACGCAGATGGACATCAAGGTCGACGGACTCTCCTACGAGGTGCTGGCCGCCGCGCTGGAGCAGGCCCGCAAAGGCCGCATGCACATCCTCGGCAAACTCACCGAGTGCATCGCCGAGCCGCGCGAGGACTACAAGCCCTGCGTGCCGCGCATCGTGCAGATCGTCATTCCGCAGGATATGATCGGTCCGGTTATCGGCCCGGGCGGAAAGGTGATCCAGGACATCCAGAAGACCACCAACACCACCATCACCATCACGGAGGTGGACAACAAGGGCATCGTGGACATCTTCGGCATCGACAAGGAGGCCCTCGACGGAGCGCTGGCCCGCATCAAGGCCATCGTGGCCATCCCCGAAGTGGGCGAGACGTACCACGGCAAAGTCCGCTCGATCGTCGCCTTCGGCGCATTCGTCGAGATCATGCCGGGCAAGGACGCCCTGCTCCACATCTCGGAGATCGACTACAAGCGTTTCGAGACCATGGAGGAGACGGGTCTGAAAGAGGGCGACGAGATCGACGTCAAGCTGATCGGCGTAGACCCCAAGACCAACAAGCTCAAACTGTCGCGCAAGGCGCTTCTGCCCAAGCCCGAAGGCTATGTGGAACGTGAGCGCCGTCCGCGTCCCGAGCGCGGTGAGCGTGGCGAACGCCGCGACCGCGGCGAACGCCGGGAGCGCCACGAGCACAAAGAGGAATAA
- the rpsO gene encoding 30S ribosomal protein S15 has product MAYLTAEKKQELFGQYGKSNTDTGSPESQIALFSYRISHLTEHLKSNKHDFGTQRALLRLVGKRRALLEYLKEVDIERYRAIVKTLNLRK; this is encoded by the coding sequence ATGGCTTATTTAACAGCTGAGAAAAAGCAGGAGCTTTTCGGCCAGTACGGCAAGTCTAACACCGACACGGGTTCGCCCGAAAGTCAGATCGCGTTGTTTTCCTACCGTATCAGCCACCTTACGGAACACCTCAAAAGCAACAAGCACGACTTCGGAACCCAGCGCGCACTGCTGCGCCTGGTCGGCAAGCGCCGCGCGTTGCTGGAATACCTGAAGGAGGTCGACATCGAGCGCTACCGCGCAATCGTGAAGACGCTGAATCTCCGCAAGTAG
- a CDS encoding FAD:protein FMN transferase: MGKTGVRGTFAALVAAVLCGCGSEPDFVTVDGTMLGTTLHVVADVKGVSRQRLYAAVMELDREAKASMSIYDSTSLVSRLNRNETDSVDRHIAFNLHLADSIGALSDGRYDVTVKPLVEAWGFAGRERAENPNVDSILEFVGREKVRVEGGRLVKDDPRVQLDFNSVAKGYTVDLLAGLVEKYGAENYIVDIGGEVRCRGLNRQGRAWRIGVETPFDGNMSDGEYLQKRIQMTGGGLATSGNYRRFYLDGEGNKVAHTIDPRTGRSALSRLLSVTVAAPTCAEADALGTMFLAMGADDALAAVERMPGVKAYFILAGDGGEYEEYVSPAMEALILK, encoded by the coding sequence ATGGGGAAAACGGGTGTGCGCGGAACTTTCGCCGCGCTTGTCGCCGCGGTGTTGTGCGGCTGCGGGAGCGAGCCGGATTTCGTCACCGTCGACGGGACGATGCTCGGCACGACGCTGCATGTGGTGGCCGACGTGAAGGGCGTCTCGCGGCAGCGTCTCTATGCGGCCGTCATGGAGCTGGACCGCGAGGCCAAGGCGTCGATGTCGATTTACGATTCGACGTCGCTCGTGAGCCGTCTGAACCGCAACGAGACCGACAGCGTCGACCGTCATATCGCCTTCAACCTGCATCTGGCCGACAGCATTGGCGCGTTGAGCGACGGGCGTTACGACGTGACCGTCAAGCCGCTGGTCGAGGCGTGGGGCTTCGCCGGCCGGGAGCGCGCCGAAAACCCGAACGTCGATTCGATCCTCGAATTCGTGGGCCGCGAAAAGGTCCGCGTCGAGGGAGGGCGGCTGGTGAAGGACGACCCGCGCGTGCAGCTGGACTTCAACTCCGTGGCGAAAGGCTATACGGTCGATCTGCTGGCCGGACTGGTCGAGAAATACGGGGCTGAAAACTACATCGTCGACATCGGCGGCGAGGTCCGCTGCCGGGGACTCAACCGGCAGGGCCGGGCGTGGCGCATCGGCGTCGAAACGCCTTTCGACGGCAACATGTCGGACGGCGAATACCTCCAGAAACGGATTCAGATGACCGGCGGCGGGCTGGCCACCTCGGGCAACTACCGCCGTTTCTACCTCGACGGGGAGGGCAACAAGGTCGCCCACACCATCGACCCCCGCACGGGGCGCAGCGCCCTGTCGCGCCTGCTGTCGGTGACCGTTGCGGCTCCGACCTGCGCCGAGGCCGACGCGCTGGGGACCATGTTTCTGGCGATGGGCGCCGACGATGCGCTGGCGGCCGTGGAACGGATGCCCGGCGTGAAGGCGTACTTCATCCTGGCGGGTGACGGCGGAGAGTACGAGGAGTACGTCTCGCCGGCCATGGAAGCGTTGATTCTGAAATAG
- a CDS encoding YegS/Rv2252/BmrU family lipid kinase: MKTAVFLYNPESGKGKIARNVGCISTIFQAYGYDVTPQRIDFTANPFDGNETIDLMVVAGGDGTVNYAVNAMKRKGLDIPIGVIPAGTANDFAGAVGMSREPLEAARQIASGAVDRVDVGRVNDLYFVNIFSFGIFTTTSQRTPDERKHKIGKLAYIIEGVKEFRTMHAVPLEIEADGERFDLRSLMVLIFNGETAGGFHLARRSSIKDGLFDCILLEKKNFFRSTLAMCRYLAGGSPKIVRHLRARRIDIRSSVNEPTDVDGQKGAEFPLHIECLAGGLRVMCAKQASGNF; this comes from the coding sequence ATGAAAACAGCGGTATTCCTCTACAATCCCGAATCGGGCAAGGGCAAAATCGCCCGCAACGTCGGGTGCATCAGTACGATTTTTCAGGCCTACGGCTACGACGTCACGCCGCAGCGGATCGACTTTACGGCCAATCCGTTCGACGGCAACGAGACCATCGACCTGATGGTCGTCGCCGGCGGCGACGGCACGGTGAACTATGCGGTCAACGCCATGAAACGCAAGGGGCTGGACATTCCCATCGGCGTGATTCCGGCCGGTACGGCCAATGATTTCGCCGGGGCGGTCGGCATGTCGCGCGAGCCGCTCGAAGCGGCGCGGCAGATCGCTTCGGGGGCTGTGGACCGGGTCGACGTAGGCCGGGTGAACGACCTGTATTTCGTCAATATCTTTTCGTTCGGAATCTTCACGACCACCTCGCAGCGCACGCCCGACGAACGCAAGCACAAGATCGGCAAGCTGGCCTATATCATCGAGGGGGTCAAGGAGTTCCGCACGATGCACGCCGTGCCGCTGGAGATCGAGGCCGACGGCGAGCGGTTCGACCTGCGGTCGCTGATGGTGCTGATCTTCAACGGCGAGACGGCGGGCGGTTTCCACCTGGCGCGGCGGTCGTCGATCAAGGACGGGCTGTTCGACTGCATCCTGCTGGAGAAGAAGAATTTCTTTCGTTCGACGCTGGCCATGTGCCGCTATCTGGCGGGCGGCAGCCCGAAGATCGTCCGCCACCTCCGGGCGCGGCGGATCGACATCCGTTCGTCGGTCAACGAACCCACGGACGTCGACGGGCAGAAGGGCGCCGAATTCCCGCTGCACATCGAGTGTCTGGCGGGCGGCCTGCGCGTGATGTGCGCCAAACAGGCCTCGGGCAATTTCTGA
- a CDS encoding AraC family transcriptional regulator — MADNGKTARSGGRESLRKVSISRIKKEMSDVFYLSDDLVISALTADKNTTADYPTSIDGFTAIIMMTGEATVSIDMQNYSIKPNTIVFFNPDSIIRTIKCSSNAAAYLLAFSKSFVNEIQIDLSTSLPVYMRFGKAPVLEVTPQDVDEIRQLFQLIKTMLRSDKERYRHEIIRTLFTTAFYIITEINQREQPGEMKQGRCEVLFDEFMSLLQQYNKRERNVSFYAKQLNITPKYLSSVVKEVSGKTAARWIDESVILEAKALLKYSGMSIQEIAYHLNFSTQSFFGKYFKQHTGTSPSRYKRKG, encoded by the coding sequence ATGGCGGATAACGGCAAAACGGCGCGCAGCGGAGGACGCGAAAGTTTGCGCAAGGTCTCCATCTCCCGGATCAAGAAGGAGATGAGTGACGTCTTTTACCTTTCGGACGATCTGGTGATTTCCGCACTCACGGCCGACAAGAACACCACGGCCGATTATCCGACCTCGATCGACGGCTTTACGGCCATCATTATGATGACGGGCGAGGCCACCGTGTCGATCGACATGCAGAATTACAGCATCAAGCCCAACACGATCGTCTTTTTCAACCCCGATTCGATCATCCGCACAATCAAGTGTTCGTCGAACGCCGCGGCCTACCTGCTGGCCTTCTCGAAATCGTTCGTCAACGAGATCCAGATCGACCTCTCGACCTCGCTGCCGGTCTACATGCGCTTCGGCAAGGCCCCCGTGCTGGAGGTCACGCCGCAGGACGTGGACGAAATCCGCCAGTTGTTCCAGCTCATCAAGACCATGCTGCGCAGCGACAAGGAGCGTTACCGCCACGAGATCATCCGCACGCTCTTCACCACGGCGTTCTACATCATCACCGAGATCAACCAGCGCGAGCAGCCCGGCGAGATGAAGCAGGGGCGCTGCGAGGTGCTGTTCGACGAGTTCATGTCGCTGCTGCAACAGTACAACAAGAGGGAGCGCAACGTGAGCTTCTACGCCAAGCAGCTCAATATCACGCCCAAATACCTCTCGTCCGTGGTGAAGGAGGTGAGCGGCAAGACCGCCGCGCGGTGGATCGACGAGTCGGTGATCCTCGAAGCCAAGGCCCTGCTCAAGTATTCCGGAATGAGCATTCAGGAGATCGCCTACCACCTCAATTTCTCGACGCAGTCCTTCTTCGGCAAGTATTTCAAACAGCACACCGGAACCTCGCCCTCGCGTTACAAGCGGAAAGGATAG
- a CDS encoding DJ-1/PfpI family protein has protein sequence MAKKTAVVAVNPVNGMGLFQYLETFFENKIPCTVFAVAESREIRTNSGIGLTADDVIANLKGHEEEYDALVFACGDAVPVFAQHAGEPWNRDLMEVLKTFGETGKPMIGHCAAGMMFGFAGVAAGRRVAVHPMAKAAVTGPVATDAPFEIDGNFFTAQEEHAIPAMIGRVVEALK, from the coding sequence ATGGCAAAAAAAACAGCTGTCGTGGCCGTGAATCCCGTGAACGGGATGGGCCTGTTCCAGTATCTGGAAACGTTTTTCGAAAACAAGATTCCCTGCACCGTGTTCGCCGTGGCCGAAAGCCGCGAGATCCGCACCAACTCGGGCATCGGCCTGACGGCCGACGACGTGATCGCCAACCTCAAGGGTCACGAAGAGGAGTACGACGCTCTGGTGTTCGCCTGCGGCGACGCCGTGCCGGTCTTCGCGCAGCATGCCGGCGAGCCTTGGAACAGGGACCTGATGGAGGTGCTGAAAACCTTCGGGGAGACGGGCAAACCGATGATCGGCCACTGCGCCGCAGGGATGATGTTCGGATTCGCAGGCGTCGCCGCCGGACGGCGCGTCGCCGTGCACCCGATGGCCAAGGCCGCCGTGACGGGCCCCGTGGCGACGGACGCCCCGTTCGAAATCGACGGCAATTTCTTCACCGCGCAGGAGGAGCACGCCATCCCGGCGATGATCGGCCGCGTGGTCGAAGCGCTGAAATAG